In Pelodictyon luteolum DSM 273, the genomic stretch CCACTCCCGACATCGAGGTCAGCAAGCGCGACACCATCATCGTCGACATCAACACCATGGCGACCTCAAAAGAGAACGTCTATGCCGGCGGCGACATCGTCACCGGCGGCGCCACCGTCATCCTCGCCATGGGCGCAGGGCGTACGGCTGCCAAAGCTATCCACGATAAGCTCATGGGTACGGAAGTAAACCACAACGAGTGGTAACCCACCCAGATCAGACGTTTCCGAGAAGCATACTCCAGAGAGCCAGCGTCACAAAGGAAAAAATGATGCCAAGAGCAACCATCAACCCGGCAAGCGGCGGGTTGATGTCATGCTCTGCGGCAATGATGCCAGCGGTTATCATCGGCGGCATCGCTGCTTCGAACAGCATCACCTCCACCCCCGGACCGCGCACCCCGACAATCCCCAGATAGAACACTGCGAGCACAAGCGGCGCAAGCACCAGCTTGAAGCCGAGGCCGAGCGAGAGGTTCCGCCCGTTTCCCTCGAGATGACCGGGACGGAACGCAAACCCTACCGAAAAAAGCGCCAGCGGCGCAAGCGTGTCGCCAAGGCGGCCGAGCACGGCAACCAGCCATGCCGGATAGACAACGGGCATGAGGAAGAGCGCCAGAAGGAGCGCGATGAACGGCGGAAAGATGATGATGCGCTTCAGGATGGCCGGAATTGAAGGGCGCCCCTCTGAATAGATGCCGGCAACCGTGATGCCGAGGGTCGAGAGCACCATGAACGAACCAAGCTGGTCGACGATGA encodes the following:
- a CDS encoding AEC family transporter, translating into MHNLTLIIICFLLGIAARKLGRMPADTSSVFNSFIIHVSLPALTLLYVHDLRLTGDVAVLASMPWLHFMLAAAFFLVAGKALRLPRKTVGALILTGGLGNTSFLGLPMIEAFYGREGIAHGIIVDQLGSFMVLSTLGITVAGIYSEGRPSIPAILKRIIIFPPFIALLLALFLMPVVYPAWLVAVLGRLGDTLAPLALFSVGFAFRPGHLEGNGRNLSLGLGFKLVLAPLVLAVFYLGIVGVRGPGVEVMLFEAAMPPMITAGIIAAEHDINPPLAGLMVALGIIFSFVTLALWSMLLGNV